The stretch of DNA caaggaggaatattatcatcatacatattaccattacactgttactgaccaaatcctgtatactgagaccaatattgccaataataccagtatacaagtagGAATAATATCATCATACATGTTACCATtacactgttactgaccaaatcctgtatactgagaccaatattgccaataataccagtatacaaggaggaatattatcatcatacatataacCATCATACTTTTACTGACCAAACCCTGTATacggagaccaatattaccaataataccagtatacaaggaggaaaattatcacatacatattagcatcatataccatataagtgattacatacagtgaccgtatataagtatataccagctgttcccaggatctgtataccatataagagattatatacagggccataaaaaggtatataccagctgtacacatgatttgtataccatataagtgattatatacagagaccatatagaggtagatacgaGCTGTACACAgatgtgtatactatataagtgattatatacaggaccatatagaggtagtttgagatcgcgggggggtccgaccgctggggccccctgcgatctcctgtacggagccccgacagcccgcgggaagggggcgtgttgacctccgcacgaaacggcggccgacacgccccctcaatacaactctatggcagagtcggagcgctgccttcggcaatctccggctctgccatagagatgtattgagggggcgtatcgGCCGCCCCTTTGTGGggaggtcgacacccactatctggccagagagcctggcccccgtacagagagatcgcagggggccccggcggtcggaccccccgcgatctcaaacttatcccctatccttaggataggggatacgtttttcaccactggactacccctttaagggctagcAAGCCCAAACAGTATttgtcagtatacagtatatagtatcagGCGAGTATCCTGTTTCATAGCATGGGTAATTGCAGTGAGTTGGCATGGCTCCCCTAGTTGTGCAGACCAATATGTGGGTCACGGGTGAATGCAGGAGAGGCCACACGCAAAGCATGCGGGAACTCCTGCGGGGCATCCGACTGTTAGGCACCTGTCACAGACAAGAGCCTGCGTCCTATCCCTCTCACCTCTCTCTCTGGCTGCATAGGGTAAACTGCACCCCGGGAAACAAATTAGATACCTCGCATATGAAGAACTGTGTAATGCAAATAAATACAATTGGTCCATGTACAGTAGAAATGTAAATGAATACAGTGGCTCTGCTGGTGGCCGAACAGATTTTTCTCATATCCGTCTGtaatataaaaagaaagaaaaaatacttAAGCAATTGGTTctcacatattatatacagaacaaaaTGAACATGTCATAGGAATCAGGGCTACAACGGAGAAAGCTATTTAATCATTTTCGGTGTCGTTTTGAATTCGACATTAAGGCCTCGAGGTCTCATGGTGTTTAAAGTGAAAATCCATTTCAACTCACGTTTTTTGAGGGCTGTTACCCTATTCCCACCCCTTTTGAGTGGTGCAACGTGGTCCAAGAGCATACATTTTAGATCCTTTTCTTTGTGCTTGGCCTCAGAAAAATGCTTAGAGACGGGTAAGTCAAGTTTTTGTTTTCGTATTGAATATCTATGTTGGTTGAGGCGTGTCTTTGCATCTAGACTCGTCTCACCAACATAGAACATATTACAAGGACACCGGAGCACGTAAATCACAAAATCTGAATTGCAGTTCAGATAATGTCTTATGTCGTACTCTCGTTTGGTATGAGGAAGGATGAATTTGGATCCCTTGTGCATATAACTGCAGTTGACGCAGTTATAAGGGAACCTACAAGGGAAACTGCCAGTGCTTTTGACGCTCAGATATCTCTGCCCCTTGGTAGTGGTAGATATGTCTGATTTTACAATTTTATCCCTAAGATTAGGGGCTCGGTGAAAGGACATGAGTGGGAGTGATTTAAACTCAGTGACATGTATATGTCCGTCGCGTACTAGGTGCCAATGTTTACGAATAACTGATGATATTGAGTGAGAATTCTCACTGTACGTGGTAATGAATGGAATACGGTCATCATTGGCCTTGTTCCCATCACCAGGATCCATGGTTGTGTCCTGCTCATGTTTGTTTTGTCTCAATCTCTTAATGTGTGTCATGTGAGTCTGAATACGTTTTTTGGGATATTGTCTGTATCGAAATTCAGAACTCATCTTCGACAGTGCACAATCCAATTTCGCATCGGTATCTGTGATGCGTTACGCACGGAGCATCTGGCTGTATGGTAATGCTCTTACCAACGCTCTTGGATGTGCACTGTCGAATCTGAGAAGAGTATTCGTATTTAGCAgatactttcccattcacttgcttttaaaattatcaacataaatatgtttaaaatgtaatataaaaaatcgCCACTAGgtagctctgttctgttccctgccacaattgatacagtgagtttggtcttctcccggcaggagaccaaactcaggaagtgcttctctgcactgagcttgattgacatctgcacagagccccactgaaagctgcacagagcctcaatgAAATATGGAAAGAGCCTCAATTAAATATGAAAAgagtctcactgaaagctgcacagagcctcattgatacatgaatagagcctcactgatacatgcacagagcctcactgaaagctgcacagagcctcactgaaagctgcacagagcctcactgaaagctgcacagagcctcactgaaacatgcatagagcctcactgatacatgcacagagcctatctgaaagctgcacagagcttcactgaaacatgcatagtctcactgaaagctgcacagagcttcactgaaacatgcatagagtctcactgaaagctgcacagaacttcactgaaacatgcagagtctcactgaaagctgcacagagcctgaggtcttctattcatcacagcactgcaaccatgtgagggcggaagtaatcccccagcaggcttcactgatgtcatgtctgctgggaaacacccactatgtaagcaagaagaaaggtaagatacacagctttttaaagctctgaaatttgttTTTAAGGGTGGAAGGAGTGTTAGTAGTTAGGGATCAtaacctgagttagtttagaacagtttatttgttgACAAGAACTTTTTAAAGAATGGGAAATAGTAGTTGAGATCTTTTATTATTCTATATGAATGAACAATACAGAAAGTTAATCCACCGCTCATACCTGGGACGGTGATAAACAGGAAGCACCAACAACATATACAGCAGTTTAGGGGTTTCAACCATTTTTGGCTCAGGAAAGAAAGAGGTAAGTGATCCCACACTGTCACCGAGGTCTCCAATGCCTTCATATATGCAGTACAAGGCAGCAGGCGATCTTGTTATCTTCACCCCTAAGTAGCGGACAGATGTAGTGTTCCAACACCGTGGGAAAGAAGAGGACCAGAGGGGCCAACAGGGACCTTTTAGTAAGAGGGTTCCACATTtctcaggcttaaaggggtactcccgtgccccagccttctgaacatccggttcagaaggcttggagcagcagccgcgacatcacagccacacccccttgtgatgccatgccctgccccctccattGATTTCTATTATATTCATTGATGTCCCATAGAtatcaatggagggggcatggcgtcacaaggggcgtggcgctGATGTCGCAACCACTGCTCTAAGCCTCCTGAACTGGATAttcagaaggctggggcacgggagtatccctttaaggtataGCCTGATAAAAATCCTATTATATGTAAGTCAGCTAAGAGGGCGGAAAGTGTTTGTCGAGAACGTGAAATCATAAGGATGTTGTTAGATAATGCTGTAAATTTAGTAATCGTGTTGCCAATTGAATTGCCGGGGAATAATGGGGAATGTTTGATGTGTTGGAGCCAAGGGTCTATGGATAGGTTAAAATTCCCATGAACAGTTCCCGGGATGTTCTTACCGTTCAAAATTCCTGTCCAACAAGGTAGGATACAGAAAGTCCCATCAGACCTTTCTACGCATCCAAGCTAGGATGATGGGGGCCCTGAATTGTAGAGAATGTAGCTGCCACTGCCTTTCGAATGTTTTTCAGAGTGGCGATTTTGTACTAAACCTTGTTGGATGACTGAAAGGACGTTGGGCAAGAAGGTCTGCAAGCCAGATACTAATATTACAGAGAGAAGCTtataaccttaaaggagtactccgctgctcagcatttggaacaaactgttccgaacgatgggccagagagctcgtgacgtcatcgccccctcccatagacttgcattgagggggcggggctatgatatcccaagctcccggcaccggctccagcgttcggaacagttcttTTATAAAAGAAGAGTTATTGGGCGATAGGACTGGGTAAGTGCGAGACGTTTGTTGGGTTTAGCTAGGAGAATGGTCCAGGCCTACAGAAAATTCAGGATCGTGATAAGATCTTTGTCAGCCAGATTATAGAGTGCAGTGAAGCAGGGGCCAGTTTCGATCTACTGGCTGCTTACTATGTCCGGGTATACTGCGGTGAGTTTCCCTTATATACTTACATATTCTCCTACCAGAGCTTCTTTTTGTGCTGTATCCTTCCTGCCCTAATGTTGCGCCCCCTGTGCTGCTGGATGGCGCTACACGTGAGCCGACCTTCCAGTTATTTTTCTCGAATCTTACTTTACATATTGTTCTCTTAGTTGTCCTTGGTAGGGAACTGTAATTGTATTATCCTATGAATGCTGCATTTATTGACTTTTATGTAATTCCTGctatgaaatatttttattttcaaaaaacaagaaaaatgctACAAATAATTAATGCACAAAAACGTATAAAACACTATTAGCGATCTAGAACCTTCATTAAGTTTCAAAGTGTCTTTGTCTTTCCCACAAATTTCATCAAGGAGTCACATCAAAAGTTTTCATTGTTCAGGGTCTAATTATTAAGACCCCAACCAACCTCCAGCTATCgtgatcctatattatactccagagctgtactcactattctgctggtgaggtcactgtgtacatacattacattacttatcctgtactgatcctgagttatatcctgtattatactccagagctgtactcactattctgctggtgagatcactgtgtacatacattacattacttatcctgtactgatcctgagttatatcctgtgttatactccagagctgtactcactattctgctggtgaggtcactgtgtacatatattacattacttatcctgtactgatcctgagttatatcctgtattatactccagagctgtactcactattctgcttgtgaggtcactgtgtacatacattacattacttatcctgtactgatcctgagttatatcctgtattatactccagagctgccctcactattctgctggtgaggtcactgtgtacatacattacattacttatcctgtactgatcctgagttatatcctgtatgatacttcagagctgtactcacgattctgctggtgaggtcactgtgtacatacattacattacttatcctgtactgatcctgagttatatcctgtattatactccagagctgtactccccattctgctggtgaggtcactgtgtatatacattacattacttatcctgtactgatcctgagttatatcctgtattatactccagagctgcactcactattctgctggtaaggtcactgtgtacatacattacatcacatatcctgtactgatcctgagttatatcctgtatgatacttcagagctgtactcacgattctgctggtgaggtcactgtgtacatacattacattacttatcctgtactgatcctgagttatatcctgtattatactccagaactgcactcactattctgctaatgaggtcactgtgtatatacattacattacttatcctgtactgatcctgagttatatcctgtattatactccagagctgtactcactattctgctggtgaggtcactgtgtacatacattacattacttatcctgtactgatcctgagttatatcctgtattctacTCCAGAGCTGAACTCTCTATTTTGCTGGAGGTGGTCATGTCTCCCTATAGactctccttgaggggggggggggtgtgttatTGTGGGAATAAACAGTTTTCATAGGGCCAAgccttaaaaacaaacaaaattcctTCAACCTATTGTCCACCTGAGGAACAGACAAGACACCATAAATATTTATTACAAGGTTTCTTTTTTAATAAGTAGACTTGGTTACACTTTACGGGACTCACAGGGCCTGTAACAAACACGTTTCACGTAGTCCTTGTAGGCCACCATGTCCTGACACGGCCTCTTCTCTGAGATTTTATTTGGAGAAGCCGGAGAAATCTTAACATTGCAGACGTTTTGAGGAGAAGCATTAGGGGGGATTTTAGTTGGTTGGATCCCACGGGGTGTCTGATGCAGCAGGATACTTGATGGCGATGTAAACATGTTTGTGTTTGAAGAGGTCTCCTTGGACGGAAGCTGTGGGGACTTGGCAGACTTTGCCCAACCATTACCAGATTTGGACGTATTGTGCGTGTGAAGGTGCAGATGCAACAGGGACTGAAAGCTGAACGCTTTCTTGCAGAAGGTGCACTTGTATAGTCTCTTCCTCTCATGCTTGGACCTGTGCAGATAGAGTTTCACAAGTTTATCAAACTTTTGCCCACAGTCATGACACACGAGGATCAGCTGATGGGACAGTACATGCCGAACTAATGTGCTGTGATGCCTGAAGCATTTCTTGCACTTCTTACACTTAAAGAGTCTCACAACATCAAGCCTTTTAAGAAGCTCTTCTGAAAAAGGTTCCTTCTTCATGGACTTTTGCCCTTTTGCAAGGTCCACAAACAATAAGGGATCTGAAGGAATAATAGATGGGGGTGGTTTATCTGTGACTTCAACAAGATTAGGAAATGGTTGTGTGCCCCGGATGTGGGCTGAGGGGCGGTTGCCATCTGCCTCAGGTTCCTTTGAAGGACTTTTGGGTTGGAGTTTGCCATCTCCACTTTCATCTATGGAGTGAACCTCGGCATGTCTAAGAAGATAGGTCAGCCTGGTGTAGACCTTCTCACACTTATGACACTTGTACACCTCACTCCCCACGTGCTCTCGCTGGTGGTTCACTAGTGCGGTCTTGAAACGGAAGCGTTGGTGACACAGGGAACATTCCAAGAGTGTTGAGTGAGCTTCTTTAGTATGTGATTTCAACTTATAGAGAGATTTGAAGTTCTCCCCACATATTGCACATGGCTTCAGTTCCTGGTGCACTTTCCGGTGTTCCCTTAGGTCTCTTACTGACTGGAATGTCACCTGGCACTTATGACACTTGTATTCAATGACTTTGTGGGTCCTCTGGTGTTTCTTAAGCTGGCTGGGCTTCTTGAAGCATTTCTCACACAAGGGGCACTTATGAGGTTGTCCGCGGTAGTGACTCTTCTGGTGCCCAATGAGATGATGCTCCAGGGTGTAAGCTTTTCCACAGTCTTGACAGACAAATCGTTTCTTACCATACTTTGTGTACCTGCAGTAGCATTTGTAGACTCCTTTGCACGTGAGACATTTTGGCTGAAGATCCtttagcttttttttctccccGGGAGTTTCACAGTCGATCTCTTCCTTTTGGGTTTGGTTTTCTTCAGGAACTTTACTTTCTACAATGCAAAGATaaatttaattaaaggggtactccagggaactaaacccatagcccatcctttccctctcaccaaactatgtatttgtctaaatatcattcattagctatatagagcagtctccctctttcagctgtcacttacatgcagcaaGTGAGAGAAAAATTGAATTTTAAGATCCACTTTGTCTCCTCAGTGAGACCTAGCCCCCACCCGTCAAGACAACACCACCTGATTTCTGTCTAATTTTtgtttggtctagagctctggctgtacattcacacctcccctccctgtgtgaggagcttgtgagctgtgagagaagagcaatgaagattctcagtcacaactgagcacatatCTGCTGTTTTTACTGCtgaagatctaatcactgacttctgctattcagaacacagcatgatttattgctggaggaaggatagtctgaaagaaaagacatgtaaagtgtgtgagctgcagtgtaagcatGCACACAGACAGTGAtagcagttggctggcagccattacacagagctgcactgacttctgggagttgtagtctatgctgcaaacaaggaaaaaaaagtatttaggagacatcaggggccaaaggagctgcaaAAGCCACACAGATAACTACagaggacacagaacaggtattgtggtgactTTGGgacatttttatgtttcttaacttccctggagtatccctttaaatcaaGATGTTCTCCTGTATGATTCCCATTCTTCTCCAGTATCATAagagttaaagtggtattccggacaaaaacaacttttttcatatgaactagctccaaaaagttaaacagatttgtaaattacttctattagaaaaatctaaatcctactagtacttatcagctgcgaaagttgtgtagttcttttctgtctaaccacagtgctctctgctgacacctgtgtgtctgtctcaggaactgttcagagcaggatagttttgctatggggatttacttctactctagacagttcctgagacagacagaggtgtcagcagagaacactgttgtcagacagaaaagaacaactcaacttcagcagctgataagtactggaaggattaagattttttaatagaggtaatttacaaatctgtttaactttctggagccagttgattaaaataaaatacaatggaatatccctttaacagaTGAAACATTTTACCATAAACCTTGCACCTTCCCACCATCCCCATGTAAATGAACCAACTAATGGCTAAAAAGCCATCTCCGAACAGGCGGAATCGTCAGGTTACTGAAGGATTGTCTAGTTACAATGAACCCAAACCATTGTCTTTTACATGTGTCGCCTCATCAATTCAGAAATGATCATTcatgtaatatgctgcctgcACTAGTCTGTCAGAGGAAGAGCTGCTGCTGGTCAGTAGtgacacagaggggggggggggggtcataagcAGAGGCCCCCTATAACATCTGTAGGTCTCAGTTCACATGGAAAAGGGTTTTCCCAAGAAGATGATCCCTTTATTGCCATTGTCGTATGCCACATTAGTAGCCAGGATTCTGCCGTCTGGTTACCCCCATTCCATTGTAGACTATGTGATCATATTGATTCAATGTTCAGCCACTTACTAGGTACAATATATCTGGGGGCAGACAGCACAGCCGGGAAATCCACCGTTCTTCTTCTCCGCAATGCTCTTGGCTTTGGACTCTCTGTTTCTAGAAGATAAAATCAGATATGGATTCTATATGAAGCCAGGACAAGGTTAACCATAAGGTAAAGACTCTAAAAGCCTGGGAATGGGATGATCCTGCTATACCACCCATAGAATATATAGAAACAAATCCTTAAGTCACGCCCCCAGACAAAGCTCCTTAGCAAAATGGCATTGGGGGCGGGATCACTTATAGTAAGTAACTGAGGGTTTGTTGCAATGTTTGTTTAATAGGATTTACTCGTAGTTGTCGGCTTTATACCTATATGTAACTTACTGTAATGTAATCATGCACACTGCACTTTGTACACATCTCTGACCTGGTATTGGTTGGACTATTATGTAATACAcacttgctcttttttttttttgcaattaaatAAAGATTTAAGTATTTTTTCATTATGTTTAGTGGGCTTCCTATTTGTGTTTATGGTTTATGATTGG from Hyla sarda isolate aHylSar1 chromosome 5, aHylSar1.hap1, whole genome shotgun sequence encodes:
- the LOC130272845 gene encoding zinc finger protein 90-like, yielding MQLTFDDVAVRFSEEEWRNLRQGQQELYKDVMKENYANLLFLGLDIETPDVLYQIEEWEKPCAPNIRKPKISRASSLTETESPKPRALRRRRTVDFPAVLSAPRYIVPKSKVPEENQTQKEEIDCETPGEKKKLKDLQPKCLTCKGVYKCYCRYTKYGKKRFVCQDCGKAYTLEHHLIGHQKSHYRGQPHKCPLCEKCFKKPSQLKKHQRTHKVIEYKCHKCQVTFQSVRDLREHRKVHQELKPCAICGENFKSLYKLKSHTKEAHSTLLECSLCHQRFRFKTALVNHQREHVGSEVYKCHKCEKVYTRLTYLLRHAEVHSIDESGDGKLQPKSPSKEPEADGNRPSAHIRGTQPFPNLVEVTDKPPPSIIPSDPLLFVDLAKGQKSMKKEPFSEELLKRLDVVRLFKCKKCKKCFRHHSTLVRHVLSHQLILVCHDCGQKFDKLVKLYLHRSKHERKRLYKCTFCKKAFSFQSLLHLHLHTHNTSKSGNGWAKSAKSPQLPSKETSSNTNMFTSPSSILLHQTPRGIQPTKIPPNASPQNVCNVKISPASPNKISEKRPCQDMVAYKDYVKRVCYRPCESRKV